One window of the Trueperaceae bacterium genome contains the following:
- a CDS encoding DNA repair exonuclease, translated as MTTFSFAHLADLHLDTPFSGVRSRAPELARALRDASLDAWDRAVELCLDAGVDFVLLAGDVYDGDSVGVRAQLRFRDGLLRLSEAGVASFVVHGNHDPRGGRWTAVADWPERVTVFGHDDVARVRALRGGEPVALVHGISHAGSSVTENLAARYARDPDFPGFQIGLLHANVGGLGGHGNYAPATLADLRDSGLDYWALGHVHARTVVSPERPLAIYPGNLQARDPGEAGAKGLYLVEVEDREPTARFVSVGIVSFETLTVDIGTGLADLEAVRSHLVQAALRARGGGSAGGTDHGSAAASQGAQQVVLRVRVHGVGPAHAGLRNAGEAGLLAYLQDVAPAGVWWDEVRITTRPPLDREARMRAGDFVADVLRSSAERAHDAPEAVARLVEELLGNRSLQAVRQELDLERLSTEAADIWAEAETLAFDLLDAPPESGV; from the coding sequence GTGACGACCTTCAGCTTCGCCCACCTGGCCGACCTGCACCTTGACACCCCCTTCTCGGGAGTGCGTTCGCGTGCGCCGGAGCTGGCGAGGGCCTTGCGCGACGCGTCGCTCGACGCCTGGGACCGCGCAGTCGAGCTCTGCCTGGACGCCGGCGTCGACTTCGTCCTGCTGGCGGGCGACGTCTACGACGGCGACTCGGTGGGAGTGAGGGCGCAGCTGCGTTTCCGCGACGGACTGCTGCGCCTCTCGGAGGCGGGCGTGGCCAGCTTCGTCGTGCACGGGAACCACGACCCACGCGGAGGCCGGTGGACCGCGGTCGCCGACTGGCCGGAACGCGTGACCGTGTTCGGGCACGACGACGTCGCCAGGGTGCGCGCGCTGCGCGGCGGCGAGCCGGTCGCCCTCGTGCACGGCATCTCCCATGCTGGCTCGAGCGTCACGGAGAACCTGGCTGCCCGCTACGCGCGCGACCCCGACTTCCCGGGCTTCCAGATCGGCCTGTTGCATGCCAACGTCGGCGGCCTGGGCGGGCACGGCAACTACGCCCCCGCCACGCTCGCCGACTTGCGCGACTCCGGCCTCGACTACTGGGCCCTCGGTCACGTGCACGCTCGCACGGTCGTGAGCCCGGAGCGGCCGCTGGCCATCTACCCGGGCAACTTGCAGGCGCGCGACCCAGGCGAGGCGGGGGCGAAAGGCCTCTACCTCGTCGAGGTCGAGGACCGCGAACCGACGGCGCGTTTCGTCTCCGTCGGCATCGTTAGCTTCGAGACGCTGACGGTCGACATAGGCACGGGTCTCGCTGATCTCGAGGCCGTCCGCTCGCACCTCGTCCAGGCAGCGCTCCGGGCACGCGGCGGCGGGTCGGCCGGCGGCACCGACCATGGGAGCGCCGCGGCGAGCCAAGGCGCGCAGCAAGTCGTCCTCAGGGTGCGGGTGCATGGCGTCGGCCCTGCCCACGCCGGCCTGCGCAACGCCGGCGAGGCCGGCCTCCTGGCGTACCTGCAGGACGTGGCCCCGGCGGGCGTGTGGTGGGACGAGGTCAGGATAACGACGCGCCCGCCGCTAGATCGGGAAGCGCGCATGCGGGCAGGCGACTTCGTGGCGGACGTCTTGCGCTCGAGCGCCGAGCGCGCTCACGACGCGCCGGAGGCGGTCGCCCGGCTGGTGGAGGAGCTCCTCGGGAACAGGAGCCTCCAGGCCGTCAGGCAGGAGCTCGACCTGGAGCGGCTATCGACCGAGGCGGCCGACATCTGGGCGGAAGCGGAGACCCTCGCTTTCGACCTGCTCGACGCCCCACCGGAAAGCGGGGTCTAG